The genomic stretch GAACATTTCTTTATCTTCCTTGAAGTAACATCAAATTTTCAGTTGCTACCATCTCCAACTATAATCATGCAATGCTGTTGACTAAGTTATCTACGGGTCATTTTGGAATTAACTTCCATATTACTCTATTGATGTGTTAGCAAACGGGTGCCAAATCCCCAAACACTGTAAACATATGCTTATCTCAAGTCAACTCTCCTCTAGTCCTCATGTGTATTCAGTAAATTTTGTAAGTTCAGCATTACCCGATAATGAACCAACGTCGTATTTACTAAATCTTTTACTCACAATTCAAAAATTAGCAGCCACCTCATTTTTAATCATATGAACAAAGTAGGTATCAGTCCACCAATCAAACAAATTAACAACTCTGGATTTTCGGAAAAAACAATTAGTGAAGAACTTCTACACTGGACAGTGACACCCCCTGTCGGATGTGGAGACCAGTCAACGACAGGGACATGGTCCCAAGGCGCTACCAGCCATACGCCCATACTTACTCCACTCTCCACTACTCCGGCGAATCGGCGATCAAGAACGAATGGATCATGGCATTCACGGATTGGTAGATGGATTCAGGCATTCAGCGAGTTAGAAGTAGGATACCTGGACGTCCTGCGCGTTGACATCTAGGTGCTCGGCGATGAGGAACCTGAACCTGGAGGAATCGAGGTTGGTCCCGGACCCAATGACGCGGCTGGCCGGGAAGCCGGACAGCTTCCAGGCGACGTAGGTGAGCACGTCGACGGGGTTGGAGACGACGAGCAGCAGCGCCTCGGGGGAGTGCTCGGCGACGGGCGGCACGATCTTGCGGTAGAGCGCGACGTTCCGCTGCAGCAGGTTGAGCCTGGTCTCGCCGGGGATCTGCCTGGCCCCGGCCGTGATGACGACGAGGTCGGAGTTCCTGGTGACGGCGGCGTCGGTGTCGGACACGATGCGCACGCgcgggaggaaggcggcggcgtgctGCAGGTCGAGCGCCTCCCCGCGGAGCTTGTCGGGGAGCGCGTCGACGAGCGCGATCTCGTCCGCCAGGTTCTGGGTGAGGATGGTCTGCGCGATGGCCATGCCCACGTTGCCGGCGCCGATGACGGAGACCTTGGTGAGGCGGCGGTGCGCGGCGGTCGGGGTGGGCGGGGTGTCGTCGGCCACGGGGCGGAAGAAGCCCGACGAGGCCGTGCCGGCGTTGAAGCCCAGCTCCGACAGCGACGAGGCCTTGTGCATCTTGGATGCTGCTGCCGATGAGATTCGGAAAATGGGATGGGAATGGAGTGTGCCGGATTAGGATTTGATTCGCGATTTGATTTGGTGTACTGATGAACAATGGGGGATCAATTTATAAGCGAATCCCGGGACACGAAACCGCCTAGCGGTTACCGCTTGAGCACTCGTGGTTTGGGACTTTGTACCTTTTTGAACAAGGAAATAGAAAAGTCGTCCTATTGCTTGGGCAGCTGGGCTGTGTGTTGTACAAAGATGAATTAGAAAATCACCTACCGGAGTCAAGAAAACAATGGGGGGTGCATGGTTTCTTGGAGAAGGGAGGTCTTTGATCCATCCATGCGAGTAGGAGAACGATAATACGTGCTTCAGTACGTTGCTTGCTTCCTGCAATGCCGGCAAGTTTGAAATCCATCTCAAGTTTATTTGAAAGAAAAATATGATTCTACTGCGAGCTTTATAAACTTCAGAAAATAGTTACATCGTCTACTCAGCAAGAAACTGGGGAATCATCTTCCCAAAACTATATAAAAAGAGATTTtgccattttttttaaaaaataaagattTTATTTGAAGGGGATAATCAAAGGTACTTTCTCAGTTTTATAATTCTTGTCACGAGTTGGGACATATCTTCATACACAGATACATCTAAATCAggaacaagaattatggaacgcaAGGAGTAGTACATACTCTGGTGGCCCTGTCAACCACACAAGGCGACCGAAAGGTTTCAAGATCGCATTTCTTGCATCCACAACCGAATGAGCATCAATATCTAAATCCCTACCCTCATGCTAAAACTTGATAAGTTTTAAATTTCTTGAACCTTCATCAATTCCCAAGAAGAATGGAACTGTAATTGCAGGTTTAATAAGTGTCTTTTATAATCATTCTTCTATGTTAATATAATTCGCATGTTACCCTAAAACGATTAACAGGTATGAAAAGAGATAATTATATTTCTAGGGCataagaaaatttaaaaaaatcataggaaatagaatgcaAATGGTCCCATagaaaaaagggatttctatttttgtgccctcgggtccttagttgtgctcagttttccccggctccttagtttttcctcagtttttcccaagACGTTGTCTGAAACCCGTAGAACTGCAGAAGCAGCTCGGACGGCAGgattccgttaagttgaccgttccgtgctgacgagtggggtcgtgtcgtttgtggggccgcgtcgtgtggggctggtaggaaggaaccgcgtgggacaggacgagaccatatttgtgtggccgtagcgtgtgtggccgtagcgtgtggggccgtagcgtgtggagccgtgtgggtccgggacgtgggcacgagtggtttctgtctctttcgcccatattagcagttttcaatgtacatttttcctctctctcgctcgatctcattcatatttgatagcccaaattggtagcaaatctagagcagcttctccttctgttttttaacgacattcatttctttatgccttcgtttttacccaatcagttaggaaatctagggcacaaatgcaGAAAAaacataggataagctgcatacagcagccaacatagcatagatatattcacgacagatccaacagtagtactGATAGAatcctacaacataagctacattttacatgaatttaagctgctctacagatagagcagtcacatacgagagagtgcggtaggcatgttcaacgcctccgagTTGCGCTCGTGACTCGCTcggaggttgcgcgagtgaatcccaagtgctttgtgtttggccatgaacgcatgcacgttcaccgtcgttccaactctagcgccgcatccgccaatggattcagcatggttcaccgggcggttgaagtcggtggcgcggagcttcctgttgcagaaggggcacttgtaaatgcctcgagcaaaggggccatcgtaatggccggactgcagcctcccgaggacgtgacgagtcttggtgtggaaggactcgtcgtcgctgtcgacgtcgctgctctgcactgtcacgtagcaccaaagatcgtgcaaaaaacacggagtcaattgcaacgatgatggaacagagagtgaacaaagatcatgcatgataatatgggctcgaaaaaagaggtagcctcggttacattggacacacttatatccaggatttgagtcagtaaaccaaagatcatgcacaacaaatttgtacacaccaattgtttactgaccaaaccctgaatcaatttgtgcccaaatattcatcatcatcgacacaaaatcttaaacaaaagcaaatcacaagcactaataacgcaagatctaacacaaaaggattgaactaggaacagacgcaccctaataacgctagatctaacacaaatggattgaactaggaacagacgaaccctaataacgctagatctaacacaaaaggattgaaatgggataagaacaagggagcaaagggttacctccggctcgtcgtcgacgatgctggtgtcgtaggggttctccggcgcgacgtacggcgctggttcgtacgggtcccaagcgacgggggccttgacggtggcggcggccgatgcgccggcggctgatgcgccggctgctacgttggaagcagcgacaggggcctggacgggggcagcggccgatgcaccggcggctgatacgccgacaatgggcatctcattcttctccatcgccggcggttttcttcggggttttttcttcggttgtggagaagatgatgggacaggagaggcggttgcagtgagaacgtgcgtcgagggagagaaaaagggctctataaagacgaaggtggcgtgtaccgcaacacgcgtccgctatgcacggctgcagcgtgcaccgcgacacgagtctaaccctgggacgtttggtgtactcagttataacctcgggccttatacagaaattttatctgtactcacttttcccctcgagtacttagactgacaagtgcaatatactcagttttaccctcaagtagctagtcaacagagagtcaacaaatgagattaacatatctaattgagtcatttcatgcgcaaaaaaattcaaaaaaataaaaacatagtggcacctactcatggagtcttcctacgcaaccttaacaaacatatataaatcaagttttaccacaaattgccacttctcagaatcactagtgtagctatgaagatgcatggttttccactcaaacccctttgcaaaacatcttccccaaaaacatagtttgtctaaatgatgccataattgtcacactcatgtatatttgaattgcaaataatttgatgtagcccaatatgaattatattgtacaaaacacgcatttttcattttgtaattctttttgtttgaatctcttagtctatttactatttaggtgcccttggattgttagtactactcagttttgccctcaagttctgtcacaaatgctctcagaagcccaaacttatcctgattggttgagccgttgtcacacggatcgactccacgaaccgttgatcaaccgatctaacgggcagtatacctctccccgtctcttcgtggccacccctctctctctcttcgtggccacccctctctctctccgtcggtggatgcattattgtcacccctctaacaattatcaactatctttcgctttcctttttcttttaggggatatagttttggcatatagttttagtaatttgaaacggcccaaaagtggtataattttggtataaacatgaggcatacatatttgcggatttcggtgaatgcattattgtcacccctctaacaattatcaactatctttcactttcctttttcttttaggggatatagttttggcatatagtttcggtaatttgaaacggcccaaaagtggtataatttcggtataaacatgaggcatacatatttgcggatttcggtgaatgcattattgtcacccctctaacaattatcaactatctttcgctttcctttttcttttaggggatatagttttggcatatagtttcggtaatttgaaacggcccaaaagtggtataattttggtataaacatgaggcatacatatttgcggatttcggtgaatgcattattgtcacccctctaacaattatcaactatctttcgcttttctttttcttttaggggatatagttttggcatatagttttggtaatttgaaacggcccaaaagtggtataattttggtataaacatgaggcatacatatttgcggatttcggtgaatagattattgggagccctagattatttgtcacccctctaacaattatcaactttatttagcattccaatatagttggtaatttcggtgaatgcacacactaactatgaaaacaactacaagtacatgtaactgaataatgaatttgtaacaaggtatcccttgtaacaacttctagcgcctggtgagcaatgataagaatccgatcgcaattatacaacagaaaaaacaaccagccatcagattagcttgcttcttcaactcgatcagctgccttaaatgcttgttcattttcttcagttctcccttcacttccaccagtcctgcattgggatcattaggcataatcggaacggctcctctctccatcgcattctctacagcaagtcccccccctcccaaattgcgctccccaatagcgccaattgattcctgtaattgaagcctctgaatgtacacatcgatccactcaaaatgcctgcatttcttcaggatctgaaaacaacaacgggaaccctaaatcccaaattcgagggaatagcaagaaaatcgagagaaaacagagaaatt from Lolium rigidum isolate FL_2022 chromosome 4, APGP_CSIRO_Lrig_0.1, whole genome shotgun sequence encodes the following:
- the LOC124649004 gene encoding L-lactate dehydrogenase A, which translates into the protein MHKASSLSELGFNAGTASSGFFRPVADDTPPTPTAAHRRLTKVSVIGAGNVGMAIAQTILTQNLADEIALVDALPDKLRGEALDLQHAAAFLPRVRIVSDTDAAVTRNSDLVVITAGARQIPGETRLNLLQRNVALYRKIVPPVAEHSPEALLLVVSNPVDVLTYVAWKLSGFPASRVIGSGTNLDSSRFRFLIAEHLDVNAQDVQAYMVGEHGDSSVAIWSSISVGGMPAFKSLRDSHLNFDEEALEGIRRAVVGGAYEVIGLKGYTSWAIGYSVASLAASLLRDQRRVHPVSVLASGFHGISDGHDVFLSLPARLGRAGILGVAEMDLTEAEAAQLRRSAKTLWENCQLLGL